From a region of the Spelaeicoccus albus genome:
- a CDS encoding type II secretion system F family protein, which yields MDLSVRALLVGLLGGLGLFSIWWSTWTPRPAKPPEAGQPPWTTRVEDTLRQAGVPRMHASGLIGTCGASGFVAAAGVFLATGSATLACCFGLIASAAPAYFVRARARSRRIAVRELWPEAIDHLAGAVRAGLSLPEALTALAERGPAEMRADFAVFAAEYRATGRFVVALDVLKRHLADPTADRVVEALRLTREVGGTDLGSMLRTLSAFLREDARTRAELEARQSWTVNGAKLAVAAPWIVLAMLCTRPEAVAAYSSRGGALLLGTGLGVSFVAYRVMRRIGRLPDEPRVLR from the coding sequence ATGGATCTATCGGTGCGGGCGCTGCTTGTCGGGCTACTCGGCGGCCTCGGCTTGTTCAGCATCTGGTGGTCGACGTGGACCCCGCGCCCGGCGAAACCACCTGAAGCCGGACAGCCGCCGTGGACCACGCGGGTTGAGGACACATTGCGGCAGGCCGGCGTCCCGCGCATGCACGCGTCCGGCTTGATCGGCACGTGCGGGGCATCGGGGTTCGTGGCCGCGGCCGGCGTGTTTCTGGCCACGGGGTCCGCCACGCTCGCGTGCTGCTTCGGCCTGATCGCGTCGGCCGCGCCGGCCTATTTTGTCCGGGCACGCGCCCGCAGCCGCCGGATCGCCGTCCGGGAACTATGGCCCGAAGCGATCGATCATCTGGCCGGTGCGGTTCGCGCCGGGCTCTCGCTGCCCGAGGCCCTCACGGCCCTTGCCGAACGCGGCCCGGCCGAGATGCGGGCCGACTTCGCCGTGTTCGCGGCCGAATACCGCGCAACCGGGCGGTTCGTCGTGGCCCTGGACGTCTTGAAACGCCATTTGGCCGATCCCACTGCCGATCGGGTCGTCGAAGCGCTGCGCCTGACGCGGGAGGTCGGCGGCACGGACCTCGGTTCGATGCTGCGCACGCTGTCGGCGTTCTTGCGGGAGGACGCTCGCACGCGGGCCGAGTTGGAGGCCAGGCAGAGCTGGACCGTCAACGGGGCCAAGCTCGCCGTCGCCGCCCCGTGGATCGTATTGGCCATGTTGTGTACGCGCCCCGAGGCAGTTGCGGCATACAGCTCGCGCGGCGGTGCGCTGCTGCTGGGCACCGGGCTCGGCGTGTCATTTGTGGCATACCGGGTGATGCGCCGAATCGGCAGGCTGCCGGACGAGCCGCGGGTGCTGCGATGA